The following proteins are encoded in a genomic region of Aliiroseovarius sp. F47248L:
- a CDS encoding ABC transporter permease — protein sequence MFELFSYGDTGWGDEILRGLAITVQLAIVTLPVGLCLGFLAAFASMSKLSALRAIGFGYTTVMRGLPEILTLFVVYNGVGLLLNAALKWWNPDATFIDFSPFAAGVVALGMVFGAFAGEVLRGAFNSLDVGQTEAGRAIGMTDAQIFRRIQLPQLWRFALPGLGNLWINMLKDTALVSVIALSDLMRMTKVAVGVTKQPFTFYLAACLIYWAMCVLSEIVLAHMERRANRGIRRA from the coding sequence ATGTTTGAACTATTCTCATACGGCGATACCGGCTGGGGGGACGAAATCCTTCGGGGGCTGGCGATCACGGTGCAACTGGCGATCGTCACGCTACCTGTCGGGCTTTGCCTGGGCTTCCTCGCGGCCTTTGCATCCATGTCAAAGCTGAGTGCATTGCGTGCCATTGGCTTTGGTTACACCACCGTCATGCGCGGCTTGCCGGAAATCCTGACATTGTTTGTTGTCTACAACGGCGTTGGACTGCTGCTGAATGCAGCCCTGAAGTGGTGGAACCCCGACGCCACGTTCATTGACTTCAGTCCCTTTGCCGCCGGAGTTGTGGCGCTTGGCATGGTGTTCGGTGCCTTTGCGGGTGAAGTGCTGCGCGGGGCATTCAATTCGCTCGATGTCGGCCAGACCGAAGCCGGGCGCGCAATCGGAATGACTGACGCGCAAATCTTTCGCCGCATACAGTTGCCGCAACTGTGGCGATTTGCGCTGCCGGGATTGGGCAACCTGTGGATCAACATGCTGAAAGACACCGCGCTTGTTTCTGTCATCGCGCTGAGTGATCTGATGCGCATGACCAAGGTGGCGGTGGGCGTGACCAAACAGCCGTTCACCTTCTACCTTGCTGCGTGCCTGATCTATTGGGCCATGTGTGTGCTGTCAGAGATTGTGCTGGCGCATATGGAACGCCGCGCCAATCGCGGCATCCGGAGGGCCTGA
- a CDS encoding ABC transporter substrate-binding protein encodes MKLRNILASAILVATAAQTASAETLRLGTEGAYPPFNYIEADGKIAGFDVEIGLELCKRIGVECDLVAQDWDGIIPGLLANKYDFIIASMFITEERKKQVDFTDPYYLAAMTHVVPKGAGITEFTNDALSGKVIGAQSGTTQADFIEATYPDADIRLYPTQDEVNLDMASGRIDMQVGDMLPMLDWTTKSDDGGCCELAGEPITDPAFVGEGVGIAVRQEDDDLREKLNAALAEIRADGTYKAINDKYFDIDVYTMK; translated from the coding sequence ATGAAACTCAGAAACATACTGGCGTCAGCCATACTTGTCGCAACTGCAGCGCAAACTGCATCCGCAGAGACCCTGCGACTTGGGACCGAGGGGGCATACCCTCCGTTCAACTACATCGAAGCCGATGGCAAGATCGCCGGGTTCGACGTCGAGATCGGGTTGGAGCTGTGCAAACGCATCGGCGTCGAATGCGATCTGGTTGCGCAGGACTGGGACGGGATCATCCCCGGTCTGCTGGCCAACAAATACGATTTCATCATCGCTTCGATGTTCATCACTGAAGAGCGCAAGAAGCAGGTGGATTTCACCGATCCTTACTATCTTGCGGCGATGACCCATGTCGTGCCCAAGGGCGCGGGCATCACCGAATTCACCAATGACGCCCTGTCGGGCAAGGTGATCGGCGCGCAATCGGGCACCACCCAGGCCGACTTCATCGAGGCCACCTACCCCGATGCCGATATCCGCCTTTATCCAACGCAGGATGAGGTGAACCTGGACATGGCCAGCGGTCGTATCGACATGCAGGTCGGTGACATGCTGCCAATGCTGGACTGGACCACCAAGTCCGACGATGGCGGCTGTTGCGAACTGGCCGGTGAGCCTATTACCGATCCGGCCTTTGTCGGCGAAGGCGTGGGCATCGCTGTGCGTCAGGAAGACGACGATCTGCGCGAAAAGCTGAACGCCGCATTGGCCGAAATCCGCGCTGACGGCACCTACAAAGCGATCAACGACAAATATTTCGACATTGACGTCTACACGATGAAGTAA
- a CDS encoding SIS domain-containing protein — MSDRLNEMQSSARKDKTDLTDAMEMEIAAVVRIYEYVGTPEWQSVVDRLAHTANVYVAGFQTERGLAQYFANQMQYLRDRVMLLDLASGNFAEVLASDQDACLVIFEARRYSRMAKVLAQEAQAAGVPVTIVTDLFCDWARDTADEVFVVPTQFNQFWDSTAQMASLSNLLINSVCMELGPAVEDRLSRFAKLYGSITGHVGDPVATIAK, encoded by the coding sequence GTGAGCGACCGGCTGAACGAGATGCAAAGCAGTGCCCGCAAGGACAAAACCGATCTGACTGACGCCATGGAAATGGAAATCGCTGCGGTGGTGCGGATCTATGAATATGTCGGAACACCAGAATGGCAGAGCGTGGTCGACCGGCTGGCCCACACAGCCAATGTGTATGTGGCGGGCTTCCAGACCGAACGTGGGTTGGCGCAGTATTTTGCCAACCAGATGCAATACCTGAGAGACCGCGTGATGCTGCTTGATCTGGCGAGTGGCAACTTCGCCGAAGTGCTGGCCTCCGATCAAGACGCCTGCCTGGTGATCTTCGAGGCGCGCCGGTATTCCCGGATGGCCAAGGTGCTGGCACAGGAGGCGCAAGCCGCCGGCGTTCCGGTGACCATTGTCACCGACCTGTTTTGCGACTGGGCGCGGGACACCGCTGACGAAGTCTTTGTTGTGCCCACCCAGTTCAACCAGTTCTGGGATTCCACAGCGCAGATGGCAAGCCTGTCAAACCTTTTGATCAATAGCGTCTGCATGGAGCTCGGGCCCGCCGTCGAAGACCGCCTGAGCCGGTTTGCCAAGCTTTACGGCAGCATTACCGGCCATGTCGGTGACCCGGTCGCAACCATCGCAAAATGA
- a CDS encoding pyocin activator PrtN family protein has protein sequence MTTLMLLLARHDGQEEIPFRQMAREYFGIEPEALERKINKGSLQIDLPVERLKALRSSNIPLTHLARYIQDRRATAMFKMAEYSPDTSPR, from the coding sequence ATGACGACACTGATGTTGCTATTGGCCCGCCATGATGGGCAGGAAGAGATCCCTTTCCGCCAGATGGCAAGGGAGTATTTTGGAATTGAACCGGAAGCTCTTGAGCGAAAGATCAACAAGGGGTCGCTTCAGATCGACCTCCCAGTTGAACGCTTGAAAGCCCTCCGCTCAAGTAACATCCCCTTAACCCACTTGGCGCGATACATCCAAGACAGGCGCGCAACCGCAATGTTCAAAATGGCAGAATACTCACCGGATACCTCGCCAAGGTAG
- a CDS encoding pyocin activator PrtN family protein → MNTAIMMMAMYNARPIIPSEAVAADWFNLSVGKFHEKIRKGDIPLPLVTMEDSQKCAKGVHLTDLADYIDTRRAAAEKELKLMGH, encoded by the coding sequence ATGAACACAGCAATCATGATGATGGCCATGTATAACGCCCGCCCGATCATCCCTTCCGAAGCGGTTGCAGCAGACTGGTTCAACCTGTCTGTCGGTAAATTCCATGAAAAGATCCGCAAGGGGGATATTCCTCTCCCGCTGGTAACCATGGAAGACAGCCAGAAGTGCGCAAAGGGTGTTCACCTGACTGACCTTGCGGATTACATCGACACGCGCCGTGCTGCCGCCGAGAAAGAACTGAAGCTGATGGGACACTGA
- a CDS encoding DNA-primase RepB domain-containing protein: MIAQMPHFVDRTSFLTLNRFWYGRKLKSLASLNALYVDLDYFHAPQWRGKPPAEVQSAFAAHLLISGMPQPSVFLQTGHGLAAIWLIVPIPISALPRWQGAMGALIDVAATFGADKACKDAARVFRIPGTLNEKSHKEVRVSGGTAERHRFDDLADLIYRAAGRPTRAELQERRTRKSKKRRANAAMPRGLTQTERFRLIRDDLAAFRGAHGGLIPTGLRNTWLHFHATCLTHLPEVMDLEAEILSAAQGATPGLERIEVNAIVRQAIQKAKLFTNASLWADGRYHYKGATMAERLGITPDLARNLGLKQMIPEEERRRRKAEAERQRRAANGAKSRDAYLEANSASRMKPWAAFGIGRTKYYELKRVGMLPEPLAA, from the coding sequence TTGATCGCTCAGATGCCGCACTTCGTCGACCGGACCAGTTTCCTGACATTGAACCGCTTTTGGTATGGGCGGAAGCTGAAGTCGCTGGCATCGCTTAACGCGCTTTATGTCGATCTCGACTATTTCCATGCGCCACAATGGCGTGGAAAGCCGCCCGCCGAAGTTCAGAGTGCATTCGCCGCCCATCTGCTGATCTCGGGAATGCCGCAGCCGTCGGTGTTCCTACAGACGGGGCACGGGCTTGCAGCGATCTGGCTGATCGTGCCGATCCCGATCTCGGCGCTCCCGCGCTGGCAGGGCGCAATGGGCGCGCTGATCGACGTCGCGGCCACGTTCGGGGCAGACAAGGCGTGCAAGGATGCAGCACGCGTCTTCCGCATTCCGGGCACACTCAACGAAAAGTCGCACAAGGAGGTTCGAGTCAGCGGCGGCACCGCAGAACGCCACCGTTTCGACGATCTGGCGGATCTGATCTACAGGGCCGCCGGCAGGCCCACCCGCGCCGAATTGCAGGAGCGAAGGACGCGCAAATCGAAGAAACGCCGCGCAAACGCCGCGATGCCACGGGGGCTGACACAGACAGAGAGGTTCAGGTTAATCCGCGATGATCTGGCGGCATTTCGTGGTGCGCATGGCGGATTGATCCCGACGGGTCTGCGGAACACCTGGCTGCACTTCCATGCGACCTGCCTCACCCATTTGCCCGAAGTCATGGATCTGGAAGCAGAGATCTTGAGTGCCGCGCAGGGCGCGACACCGGGGCTGGAGCGGATCGAAGTGAATGCGATTGTCAGGCAGGCCATCCAGAAGGCAAAGCTTTTCACCAACGCGTCTTTGTGGGCTGACGGCCGCTATCACTATAAGGGCGCAACGATGGCCGAGCGTCTGGGCATCACGCCGGACCTCGCGCGCAACCTCGGCCTGAAGCAGATGATCCCCGAAGAGGAAAGACGGCGCCGTAAGGCGGAGGCTGAAAGGCAGCGCCGCGCGGCAAATGGCGCCAAGTCCCGCGACGCCTATCTGGAGGCGAATAGCGCCTCGCGGATGAAGCCCTGGGCCGCATTCGGGATCGGTCGGACCAAGTATTACGAGCTGAAACGTGTAGGAATGCTGCCCGAACCCCTGGCGGCGTGA
- a CDS encoding DNA methyltransferase, protein MNPTEIFEALEKISSEPFDPLEFPFAFAEATDVAQAAIAKLRNGTTNKSDQPSGVLVNKKFHYAPALDGMVDVTLEALRNSKKTTTAKPAVLIATDGEMVAAEQRMSGETLHCRFDEIGDNFGFFLPAAGKERYDAVQENPVDVKATGKLARLYDALAKANPDWASDERRHEMNQLMMRLIFCMFAEDVGIFPDNQFSQILFSHSGNKGEEAREVIIAAFTAMNRPKNQRGDLPGWAGELEYVNGGLFAGAIDAPKFDVPSYRYLRDACDLDWREINPDIFGSMIQSVADPKQRSELGMHYTSVPNIMKVIGPLFLDDLDADIEKAWDKPAALKRVLTRLEGIRVFDPACGSGNFLVVSYRQLREREMRILERLEELTGEGTKEMFSAIQIAHFHGIEITDFAAETAKLALFIAEYQANAVFREVFGQGPASLPLRESAHIVCDNALRVDWDEVCPPPGEGEEVFIAGNPPFLGSTYQSKEQKADLAFVFKEHVKSFAAFDFVAAWFFKASRYIRGRAARSALVSTNSICQGYSVAALWPHVLEPDLEIGFAHKDFKWRNNASANAAVICSIIGLRNVTRVPKRLFANGVESLVDNINAFLVHAPSVSVVGTRDGLFGLPSMDYGNKPVEGGFLLMTEEEKSTLLHAEPRVSPFIRPFMGSKEVVNGFRRYCLWITADTLTEAMSIPAISERVQRVEEFRAESTDKYVREKLLPLSYRFKQVFEANSHSILIPSVTSERRPYLPVDRVDASVISSNLNMALYDAPDWCLALIASRIHLVWIATVCGRLESRFRYSNTLGWNTFPVPNFSDDQLEALNASARKILKTRYSHYPATIAELYDPDKMPDDLRAVHRENDELLETMYIGRPFRNDTERLEHLFKLYAAKIKQIEKDAAKSKRGKRGK, encoded by the coding sequence ATGAACCCGACTGAGATTTTTGAAGCCCTTGAGAAGATCTCGTCCGAGCCATTCGATCCACTGGAATTCCCTTTTGCCTTTGCCGAGGCGACTGACGTGGCCCAGGCCGCAATTGCCAAGCTGCGAAATGGCACGACCAACAAGTCAGACCAGCCCAGTGGTGTGCTGGTCAACAAGAAGTTCCACTATGCACCCGCCTTGGACGGCATGGTTGATGTCACACTTGAGGCCCTTCGGAACTCTAAAAAGACGACCACTGCCAAACCAGCTGTCCTGATCGCCACGGATGGCGAGATGGTCGCGGCAGAGCAGCGGATGAGCGGAGAGACGCTTCATTGCCGTTTTGATGAGATCGGCGACAACTTTGGGTTCTTCCTGCCCGCCGCGGGCAAAGAGCGTTATGACGCGGTGCAGGAAAACCCTGTCGATGTCAAAGCGACCGGCAAACTGGCCCGGCTCTATGACGCGCTGGCCAAAGCCAACCCCGACTGGGCCAGTGATGAGCGCCGTCACGAGATGAACCAGCTGATGATGCGGCTGATCTTCTGCATGTTTGCCGAAGACGTGGGTATCTTCCCGGACAATCAGTTCAGTCAAATCCTGTTCAGCCACTCGGGCAACAAGGGCGAGGAAGCGCGCGAGGTGATCATCGCAGCCTTCACCGCCATGAACCGCCCCAAGAACCAGCGCGGCGATCTGCCAGGCTGGGCGGGGGAGCTGGAATACGTCAACGGTGGCTTGTTCGCCGGGGCGATTGATGCGCCCAAGTTCGATGTGCCGTCCTATCGCTATCTGCGCGATGCCTGCGATCTGGATTGGCGCGAGATCAACCCTGACATCTTTGGCTCGATGATCCAGTCAGTCGCCGACCCCAAACAGCGCTCTGAGCTGGGGATGCACTATACCTCGGTGCCCAACATCATGAAGGTGATCGGGCCGCTGTTTTTGGATGATCTGGACGCGGATATCGAGAAAGCATGGGATAAACCTGCCGCGCTGAAACGGGTGCTGACACGGCTTGAGGGGATCCGCGTGTTTGATCCGGCCTGTGGGTCGGGCAACTTTCTGGTCGTGTCCTATCGTCAATTGCGCGAACGTGAGATGCGCATTCTGGAGCGGTTGGAAGAACTGACGGGCGAGGGCACGAAAGAGATGTTTTCGGCCATCCAAATCGCCCATTTCCACGGGATCGAGATCACGGATTTCGCCGCCGAGACCGCCAAGTTGGCGCTGTTCATCGCCGAGTATCAGGCCAACGCGGTGTTTCGCGAGGTGTTTGGCCAAGGCCCTGCAAGCCTGCCACTGCGCGAAAGTGCGCATATCGTCTGTGACAACGCCCTGAGGGTGGATTGGGACGAGGTCTGCCCGCCACCCGGTGAGGGGGAAGAGGTGTTTATCGCGGGCAATCCGCCGTTTTTGGGGTCGACCTATCAAAGCAAAGAGCAAAAGGCCGATCTGGCCTTTGTGTTCAAGGAGCATGTGAAGAGTTTTGCTGCGTTTGATTTTGTCGCTGCATGGTTCTTCAAAGCGTCACGTTACATTCGGGGAAGGGCGGCACGATCCGCTCTGGTTTCGACCAATTCGATTTGTCAGGGCTACTCAGTTGCCGCTTTGTGGCCGCATGTTCTTGAGCCTGATTTGGAAATTGGGTTTGCCCACAAGGATTTCAAATGGCGGAACAACGCATCAGCAAATGCAGCAGTAATTTGCTCGATTATTGGATTGCGAAATGTGACGAGGGTTCCGAAACGCTTGTTTGCAAATGGCGTTGAAAGTCTGGTGGACAATATCAATGCCTTTTTGGTGCATGCCCCCTCTGTTTCGGTGGTCGGGACGCGCGATGGATTGTTCGGGTTACCTTCTATGGACTATGGCAATAAGCCGGTCGAAGGAGGGTTTCTTCTCATGACCGAAGAAGAGAAATCCACTTTGTTGCACGCTGAGCCACGTGTTTCGCCCTTCATACGCCCCTTTATGGGCTCCAAAGAGGTGGTAAATGGTTTCCGTCGCTATTGCCTGTGGATCACTGCGGATACATTGACTGAGGCGATGTCTATTCCTGCGATCTCAGAAAGAGTTCAAAGAGTTGAGGAATTTCGAGCGGAAAGCACTGACAAGTATGTTCGTGAAAAACTGCTCCCTCTTTCTTACCGGTTCAAGCAAGTATTTGAAGCCAATAGCCATTCTATCCTCATCCCAAGCGTGACTTCTGAACGCCGTCCGTATCTTCCAGTAGATCGGGTAGATGCGAGTGTGATCTCATCAAATCTCAACATGGCCCTCTACGACGCCCCCGACTGGTGCCTCGCGCTGATCGCTTCGCGCATCCACCTCGTCTGGATCGCCACTGTTTGTGGAAGGCTTGAAAGCCGTTTCCGTTATTCGAACACCCTTGGCTGGAACACCTTTCCGGTGCCGAATTTCTCGGACGATCAGCTTGAAGCGCTCAATGCTTCGGCCCGCAAGATCCTCAAAACCCGTTACAGCCATTATCCGGCCACCATTGCCGAATTGTATGACCCCGACAAAATGCCCGACGATCTGCGAGCGGTGCATCGGGAAAACGATGAGCTGCTGGAAACCATGTATATCGGGCGGCCGTTCCGCAACGATACCGAACGGCTGGAGCATTTATTCAAGCTCTACGCTGCCAAGATTAAACAGATTGAAAAAGATGCTGCGAAATCCAAGCGCGGCAAGAGGGGCAAATAA
- a CDS encoding DEAD/DEAH box helicase: protein MAQMLNVQYGHKKSATNPMGMREMQARAYAARAAQFLLLKAPPAAGKSRALMFIALDKLRHQAREKVIVCVPETSIGGSFRTTDLTSYGFEADWEVEDKWNLCLTGEDASDQKVKAFVEFMGSDAEVLVCTHATFRFAYEKVVEAQGPEAFDDCFIAIDEFHHVSASDNNRLGVILRALVTREKCHLMAMTGSYFRGDADPVLRPEDEAKFTTITYSYYEQLEGYEHLKALGVNYQFYKGNYVNGLADVLDVSQKTIIHIPHRGSSEAFDDKFNEVGKIMDLIGTHKGREESTGFDLVETADGRLLKIADLVDDGPGRDIVKSALSREVKGPDGKRDDEADRAKVDIIIALGMAKEGFDWVWCEHALTIGYRSSLTEIVQIIGRATRDAPGKPRAVFTNLVAEPGVETGVVTDAVNDMLKAISGSLLMEQVLAPNFKFYRREDGDIREPVVVDGQGNVMIGIKGLVEPPTERSKDICEQDMHDLMAAACQAMDKRVLSPETAPEVATQMILTDIIEKRYETLDDEEAESVRQHLAAHMNILTLARDEQQKGMAEAGSVFEGKPAPADEGEDDDDLAGAPNTLLQMVKKFINVRDIDVELIDSVNAFQERFEVASKSLDSKLLAHVQSAMVAMRVDMSEDEARTLWPRIKAFRASEGREPNPNSPDALEKRMAEALSWLKAQKAKRMREGTL from the coding sequence ATGGCTCAGATGTTGAACGTCCAATACGGGCACAAGAAATCAGCGACCAACCCCATGGGCATGCGCGAAATGCAGGCGCGGGCCTATGCGGCGCGGGCGGCACAGTTCCTGCTGCTCAAGGCGCCACCAGCGGCGGGCAAGAGCCGTGCGCTGATGTTCATCGCGCTGGACAAGCTGCGCCACCAAGCGCGCGAGAAGGTGATCGTTTGCGTGCCCGAAACCTCAATCGGTGGATCGTTTCGCACCACGGATCTGACCAGCTATGGATTTGAGGCGGATTGGGAAGTTGAGGACAAATGGAACCTCTGTCTGACGGGCGAGGATGCGTCAGACCAAAAGGTGAAGGCCTTTGTGGAGTTCATGGGGTCGGATGCCGAAGTCTTGGTCTGCACCCATGCGACTTTCCGCTTTGCCTATGAAAAAGTGGTCGAGGCGCAGGGGCCAGAGGCGTTTGATGACTGCTTCATCGCGATTGATGAATTCCACCATGTGTCCGCGTCTGACAACAACCGTTTGGGCGTGATCCTGCGCGCCCTGGTAACGCGCGAGAAGTGTCATTTGATGGCGATGACCGGCAGCTATTTCCGTGGCGACGCTGACCCTGTGCTGAGGCCTGAGGATGAGGCCAAGTTCACCACGATCACCTACAGCTATTATGAGCAGCTGGAAGGTTACGAGCACCTCAAGGCGTTGGGTGTGAACTATCAGTTCTATAAAGGTAATTACGTCAACGGCTTGGCGGATGTTCTGGATGTATCCCAAAAGACGATCATCCATATCCCGCATCGTGGGTCTTCGGAGGCATTTGACGACAAGTTCAACGAAGTCGGCAAGATCATGGATCTGATCGGCACCCATAAAGGGCGCGAAGAGTCGACGGGGTTTGATCTAGTTGAGACGGCTGATGGACGGCTGCTCAAAATCGCAGATCTGGTCGATGATGGGCCGGGGCGGGATATCGTCAAATCCGCGCTGTCGCGTGAGGTAAAAGGGCCTGACGGCAAACGGGATGATGAGGCAGACCGTGCGAAGGTCGATATCATCATCGCGCTCGGGATGGCCAAAGAGGGATTTGACTGGGTTTGGTGCGAGCATGCACTAACCATCGGCTATCGGTCTTCCTTGACGGAAATCGTGCAAATCATCGGCCGCGCGACCCGCGACGCCCCGGGCAAGCCACGTGCGGTCTTCACCAACCTTGTGGCAGAGCCGGGTGTTGAAACCGGCGTGGTCACAGATGCAGTGAATGACATGCTCAAGGCGATTTCAGGATCGCTGCTGATGGAGCAAGTGCTGGCACCCAATTTCAAGTTCTACCGGCGCGAAGACGGTGACATTCGGGAGCCTGTGGTGGTGGACGGGCAGGGGAATGTCATGATCGGCATCAAGGGGCTCGTAGAGCCGCCCACAGAACGTTCCAAGGACATTTGTGAACAAGACATGCATGACCTGATGGCTGCGGCTTGTCAGGCGATGGACAAGCGCGTTCTGTCACCGGAAACGGCGCCCGAGGTCGCGACCCAGATGATTTTGACCGACATCATCGAGAAGCGATACGAAACGCTTGATGACGAAGAGGCCGAGAGCGTTCGTCAACATCTGGCTGCACACATGAACATTCTGACCCTGGCCAGAGATGAACAGCAAAAGGGCATGGCTGAAGCTGGATCTGTTTTTGAAGGTAAACCCGCGCCTGCTGATGAGGGGGAGGATGATGACGATCTTGCAGGTGCGCCGAATACCCTTCTGCAAATGGTAAAGAAGTTCATCAATGTGCGAGATATCGACGTAGAACTGATAGACAGTGTGAACGCGTTTCAGGAGCGGTTTGAAGTTGCCTCCAAATCGCTGGATTCAAAGCTTCTGGCACATGTGCAATCCGCAATGGTCGCAATGCGTGTGGACATGTCCGAAGACGAGGCACGAACGCTTTGGCCGCGTATCAAGGCATTTCGGGCATCCGAGGGGAGAGAACCCAATCCCAACTCGCCTGATGCGCTTGAAAAGCGAATGGCAGAAGCGCTGTCATGGCTAAAAGCTCAGAAGGCCAAACGCATGCGTGAGGGAACGCTGTAA
- a CDS encoding GIY-YIG nuclease family protein: MPRPTLDDIFTEPDEFGLLAVKPRAAGAQNTNRGLAVLGEVSTFFERTGHLPHPDAADHEEMRLGTIWEKLRQNPTDEMLASDRLGLLVAQEVPQTNWREEPQEEQIPDSLDDIFDDDALELDEDAVTLRHVTPSAERHLPDHRAEFVPCTDFDRYADKFEEVQSALEAGERKARPVKKWAVIEPVEGDFFIRNGLLAMIAEKSEMTARGGSRDHRLRVIFSNGTESDPLMSSFRKSLNDDKASRFIEKVGLGPLDAEWEADRVGVSGTIYVARSLSEDPAIKDQRDILHKIGVTSQDVRRRVADARNDPTFLLAPVEVVATFDLENLPREKVEHLLHKFFERARPSELFILDRFGKKVHPKEWFYVLPEHVSQAAKFLLNGELHKFAYDVKQQAIVKK; encoded by the coding sequence ATGCCTCGCCCCACGCTTGATGACATCTTTACTGAGCCAGATGAATTTGGGTTGCTAGCGGTAAAACCGCGTGCTGCGGGCGCCCAGAATACTAATCGGGGATTGGCCGTATTGGGCGAGGTGAGCACATTCTTTGAACGAACCGGCCATTTACCCCACCCAGATGCGGCTGATCATGAGGAGATGCGGCTCGGCACGATTTGGGAGAAGCTAAGGCAGAACCCAACAGATGAGATGTTAGCCTCTGATCGCTTGGGATTGCTTGTGGCACAGGAGGTTCCGCAAACAAATTGGCGCGAAGAGCCTCAGGAAGAGCAGATTCCAGACAGTCTTGATGACATTTTTGACGATGATGCGTTGGAACTAGATGAAGATGCTGTAACGCTTCGCCATGTAACACCATCTGCCGAGCGCCACTTGCCGGATCATCGTGCGGAATTCGTTCCGTGCACAGATTTCGATAGATATGCTGACAAGTTTGAAGAGGTGCAGTCTGCCTTAGAAGCGGGTGAGCGCAAAGCGCGGCCCGTGAAGAAATGGGCAGTGATTGAGCCAGTTGAAGGTGATTTTTTCATTCGGAATGGTTTGCTGGCGATGATCGCAGAGAAATCGGAGATGACAGCGCGCGGTGGGTCTCGAGATCATCGCTTACGGGTCATTTTCTCTAATGGCACGGAAAGCGACCCACTCATGTCCTCTTTCCGCAAGTCGTTGAACGATGACAAAGCCTCAAGGTTTATCGAAAAAGTTGGCCTCGGGCCGTTGGATGCTGAATGGGAAGCGGATCGAGTTGGTGTCTCAGGCACGATCTATGTTGCTCGATCCTTGTCTGAGGATCCCGCGATCAAAGATCAAAGAGATATCCTCCACAAGATTGGGGTCACCAGCCAAGACGTTCGTAGGCGTGTTGCAGATGCGCGGAATGATCCTACGTTTCTCTTGGCCCCAGTGGAGGTCGTCGCCACCTTTGATCTGGAAAACCTCCCACGCGAAAAAGTGGAGCACCTTCTTCATAAGTTCTTTGAAAGAGCCAGACCGTCAGAACTCTTCATTCTGGACCGGTTCGGTAAGAAGGTGCACCCAAAAGAGTGGTTCTATGTGCTCCCAGAGCATGTGAGCCAAGCTGCCAAATTTTTGCTCAATGGCGAACTTCACAAGTTCGCTTATGATGTGAAACAGCAGGCTATCGTAAAAAAATAG